TACCTCAAATATAATAAACCCATAAGTCATGTCGAATAAGAACTAGCAATTGTATGACAAATTAAATTATAGATGTGTATAGGCAACTAAACATTGCAGCTTACTATTAAATAGTAGAAGatgattatttttctttaacaaaGACAAGTCTTCTAGACATAAAAACACATGACAAGGATAAAGTAAACCGTGCCAACAACAATAATTTGTTTCTGAAACTTCGTCAACACTAGCtattgatattatataaaatacacCATGGGCATATAGCCCACATAACAGACAGGTTCTGCCTTTGGTGATTTACTTTACATTTAATTGCTAAAACTTTAGGGATCGATCAATGTGCCAACTTCTTCAAATGTTGAAAGGTTCGTTGCTTAATCCATTGTCGATCATGTGGCAAGTAAGCATGAATTGAACTATCATAACTGCAAGTAGAAACCAATCATTAATCACTCCCAAGGCAAACCACATGCACAAAGAAAGCTCAATATATAAGAGACAACTACATACATAGACAGTTGAATTAAGAATTTAAGATACAACATAAGTTCGCTTCATTTTCCGATTTTTCATCTTAAGAGGGTCAAAACAGGTAAAGCAAACATATGATACAGAAAATGGATTAATTCAGTAAGTCCTTAACTCTAGACAAAAGAAAGGGCACATGGAGAAGAAAGAAGTGAAAGGAAGTAAAGACCAGTGccactttttctaaaatattttactctATCATTATCAGGGGTTTAAGACCTATTTTCAGACTCAACTTCGACCAACTTTCTCACCCATAATCTTAGTTTTCATTAAATTCATGGAGAACAATAATGTCAATCGACATTAGTTTCGCAAACAGAGAGACAATTACATTTTTGTTTTCGTTGATATAAATTGCAGTGGTTCAAACAGAACCATCTAATCCTAGTTCAGCATCAAATTCTACGTGAAATGAGCAAGCAACTACAAAATTAAAACAACTTTAACCATAAAAAACGCAAAGCATCAATATATCCTCTTGCTTTTTCTACCATCTACTTTTCCTCTTCTCTTTTAACTGAATATAATTGaactttttttcaaaatcataaaaCACACACAAAGCATATATCTACTCCAAATTCTACAAGAAATGAGCAAGCAACTACTGaataataaaaacttattaTTGAATCATGAAAAGCTCAAGCATCGGTATATTCTCTCGCCTTTTCTCTACCATCtacattttctcttttcttttcatcaaatataacattttaaataaaataataataaaacacagACAAATCATATATCTTTATCTACTACAGATGACCAAGCAACTActgaataaaaataaacgatCATTGAAGATTGAACCATGAAAAGCTCAAGAGTATCAGTATATTCTCTCTCACCTTTTCTCAACCATcaaattttttccttttcttttcactgagtataattttaaatttttcgaaaaatcataaaacacagacaaatcatatatttattcaGTATTATCAGATCTGACCGTATTGAAAACCTATGCATGCACATGTTTTAGAAAGAGAGATAGATATATACACTAGAGCGCTCATGTCTGCAAGACCGTCTATGAAGTTATAGAGATCCATAATATCATAAGAGAGATTTCTGATGGCCGGATTCAACTCCTTCAGTTTCTTTTCATATAGTGCACATATGCCTGTAAAAGCACATGATTAGAACCTTTGTTTAATTCTGATaataaatacatacaaatcatccacatataatataatacgAAAATAATCTAGGTTGTAAATCTCAGATAGAGGCGCGCAGCAGCCAGCTTCAAAACTGGAATGATGGTGTAGCATATTGAGGGACCAGGAAAGGCCgctattctaatattttttttatagatgtcaatataatataatatatctttttttataaatatttctaaataccttttttaagaagaaaaaaatcttgTGGATATAAAAacagttaaaaatattataatttttttctcagaTATAAAAACAGTTAAAAAAAAGAGTACATGTTAATATAACTGTTTGTATATctgaaataaatttaaatacgaACATGTAAGTCTCTGCTCTTTAGAACAATGAAGCTAAAAAATGGatccaataaaaataataatagttatagtTGATAATAAAATCATACTAAAAATGTTTctgaataatatatttttgagatttttttggtccaatttttttagatttatattatgttccttttttattctattatttgtttattattactactTTTTAATTTCCTAAAAGCCTAAGGGTATCAAAGgcccttttttttcttctgcagACGGGTCTTAAGGTCCCAAACGTATTCTTCTTCTCCCTAACCTAGACCTAATAGTAATGATGGTCTGTAGAAATATATGCTACACATAACCAGCAGCTACATAAATAGCAGAAAAACGAGAAAGGCGGAGAGGGAGCTTGTGTCTAGAGCTCaagataaaagcttcacattaGAAAACACAGATTTGGTTGCAAAACGCAGATCTTCGTGGCCAGAAACATTGACAAAATCctatctaatttatttttccttccCCTCATCTGGCGAGGCCCGTAGGGAGCTGTGATATTGGGGCACAAATGCATCTTCTTATTGGGTGCACCATCCATATACGACACAGCACGAAGCACAGTGGCAACCCCCTCCACCATGATAGGGGAACGCTATTTGGTGCTATTAACAATCATGATTTTAATTGCCAAATGTATAGTCCTAGAGTAGATCACCAAGAAGCAGTGAATCATCAAATTATCCATATATTGAGACAGTATGTTTGATGTTAAAACTTCCTATAGACTAGCATAAATTGCCACAGTCCCTTCTCACCAAAAACCACACAACATACAGATTGTCCAAAACACATGAGACTTAATTACCTCATTCAGCCAAACATCAGAAACTTTAAACAGAGACAACAAAGAATCCAAATTTATTACAAGAATAAGAGAAGTATATCTTATATATGAAATCCAACACACTTcctgaaaatatttaaaactataaatGGCTGAAGATGCAATATTCATTATACAATATTCTGTTTCATGTTATCAGACAAACACTATTGATGTAAGCAACAAAATGGTTAGGATTTTAATGATCACAAATCATGATTGCATTTAAAACAGGCAATTGAAGGTTCATTTGATATGTGTGTGATGTTAAGGGGGGTTAAGGCAATTTGAAGGGGTTATATGGTTAGGTTGGTGCCTATCAGAATTAATACCTGTGTTTGATGGGTGTTAGAGAAATATCAGGAAAGGTTTAATTGGCATTTTGATGGGTTAAATTCTTAGTCGTCTGCCAACGAAAATAGGTTTGGATAGAGTATAAAAGTAAGACGGcatacaaaaagaaaagaagccCTGAAATCATACACAAGGTTTTATTGTGTCACACAGTCAAGGAGACAGCAATCTGCTGCCATAATTAATAAATCTCATcatttacaaaaagaaagaattaaaacAAGGCTTTGAGCTTCTGTAATAGTTAAGAAAATCTTTCACAATATTAACGAAAACAACAATAAAAGGCTTTTCTCACTAGGTGGAATCAGCTACATAGATCAAACTAAGCTAAAATGCCCAATCATAAATCAAGTCTAAAGCAAAGCACTTGagtcaaaatcatttttaatggTTTAACCTATAGGTTCTCTAGACTTCCCTTGACCTCTAACTATTAGACTACTATTCATCTAATCTATTCTCCTTATTTAGGTTTTCATAAGTCTATTCATCTAATCTATTCCAGTTCTCTAAGAACCTTATAGATGTGTTTTCTCAAATTAATGATAACCATATAGTAGTCTTTCTTGATGCTATTGTACCTTGCATCAACTACATTATCATTCTTCCTGTGCCAAAATCCACTATTTCCAAAGTCACAGTTAAAACGAAAATATTACAAGGACAGAGCTTAAAGGGAAATAGAGAAAGGCAATCTAATGAGAAAGACTATCATTGCCTTCTTCTCTCCACGGTGTCCTCCCCAATTAGCGCACTGCGAGTGAATTGTTATAACATCAGCGTCACCGTAATTCCAGCTCGTTAAACCCATATATTATAATAGGGGAGATTGTACCCACCAAGAGGTTTTGGTCAATGTTTAGAGATGAGAAGGAAATAAACttagaaaataaattgtttCCCTTTTTCAAAGTTTTATTGTCACTGAGGCGTGGGAATGAAGGTGGcgattcttttattttctatttcttcAATGAGATCATGCAACCATGTCCTCAATAATTTGGTTTCCTTAattcaatattataattttattgaaaaaaaggTAATTTTGTGCAAGAGATTGGAACAAAAGTGCAACAATACAACAAATTAAGATCTGAACACATCGAGAATAAAACAAGAGATTGCGGGGATCCAGAGATGGAGAACGAAATAAAAAGGACTATAAGCAGAGATGAAGAAACAAATAGCCAAGACCAAAAGTGCAGAGATATAGAACCAAGCAGCCACAGTCAATAGGTGATGTGGGAGTGCAGAAGTAATATTCAAAAGGTAGTAGGAGACTGAGATTACAAAGATTTAAATGCAGAGGAACTATTCAAGGAAGGGAGGCAGTGTTTGTGGTTGTCAAACCCAGGAAGGGGTCTGGGGGAACATGAAGAACATGGTGTTGCACGACCTGTACAATTTAGAATTagttttaggttattttttaatttagtttacctattttaaatgataaaacaGCGTGGCCTAAAAATCAAATGCTATTGAATGACCGCGTAAAATATCTTTACACCATCTTTGCGCCACAATTGAACTCATAAAATTATGCATAAATTTCTATAGCAAATTAGATATTAGTTTATCAGATCTTATTTTGGCCAAGCGTTTACGCAGTGAGTTACTTGTTCATGAATTAATTAGAAAACATAAACACaactagtatttgaaatcagTCAAAAGCCACGCAAATCCTATCATTCCTTGCACAGATGAGTGAAAGCTAATGAAATTTTCTACTACTGACGAAATTGCATATAAgaatagaaga
The genomic region above belongs to Cicer arietinum cultivar CDC Frontier isolate Library 1 chromosome 4, Cicar.CDCFrontier_v2.0, whole genome shotgun sequence and contains:
- the LOC101503201 gene encoding enhancer of rudimentary homolog, with protein sequence MANNRHTIILMQTSQNRATRTFMDYASISQAMDGICALYEKKLKELNPAIRNLSYDIMDLYNFIDGLADMSALVYDSSIHAYLPHDRQWIKQRTFQHLKKLAH